A single window of Cololabis saira isolate AMF1-May2022 chromosome 24, fColSai1.1, whole genome shotgun sequence DNA harbors:
- the harbi1 gene encoding putative nuclease HARBI1 — MAISIAILDCDLLLHGRGHKTLDRFDLHSVSDDFLLSHFGFPRDFILYLVELLGESLCRRTQRSRAISPEVQVLAALGFYTSGSFQTSMGDMIGISQASMSRCVSNVTKALVEKAPQFISFTRDPSTTEQSFQDFQRVAGIPGVLGVLDCVQVAIKAPNSEDSSYVNKKGFHSVACQLVCDARGLLLSAETNWPGGLQDTAVLERSALYVQMQGYEEGWLLGDGRYPLKKWLITPLESPESPAEFQYNLAHTATHEIVDRTFRAIQTRFRCLDGTKGYLQYSPERSSSILLACCVLHNASLQSGLDAWTLERTEPLEQHRNLNQKPEDRDNQAEELRKQLILKHFSLSHVSED; from the exons ATGGCCATCTCTATTGCCATCTTAGACTGTGATCTTCTCTTACACGGTCGAGGTCACAAGACTCTGGACCGCTTTGACCTTCATTCAGTCTCAGATGACTTCCTCCTCTCCCATTTCGGCTTCCCCAGAGACTTCATCCTGTATCTAGTGGAATTACTCGGAGAG TCTTTGTGCAGACGAACCCAGAGGTCCAGAGCCATCAGTCCTGAGGTGCAAGTCTTGGCTGCGTTGGGCTTCTACACCTCTGGTTCATTCCAGACCTCCATGGGTGATATGATAGGGATCAGCCAGGCGTCCATGTCAAGATGCGTGTCCAATGTGACCAAAGCTTTGGTGGAGAAAGCTCCCCAGTTCATCTCCTTCACTAG AGATCCCTCCACCACAGAGCAGTCCTTCCAGGACTTTCAAAGAGTGGCAGGAATTCCTGGAGTTCTCGGGGTGCTGGATTGTGTTCAA GTTGCCATCAAAGCTCCAAACAGTGAAGACTCCTCGTATGTGAACAAGAAGGGGTTTCACTCTGTGGCCTGTCAGCTGGTTTGTGATGCCAGAGGGTTGTTGctcagcgcagagacaaactggCCCGGTGGACTTCAAGACACGGCTGTTCTAGAAAGATCGGCCCTCTACGTACAGATGCAGGGCTACGAGGAAGGGTGGCTGCTGG GTGATGGTCGTTACCCTTTAAAGAAGTGGCTGATAACACCACTTGAGAGTCCTGAATCTCCTGCAGAGTTTCAATATAATCTAGCCCACACGGCTACACACGAGATAGTAGACAGAACCTTCAGAGCCATCCAGACCAGATTCAGATGTTTAGATGGTACCAAAGGATACCTACAG TATTCTCCAGAGAGGAGCTCGTCCATTCTTCTGGCCTGCTGCGTTCTCCACAACGCCTCCCTGCAGTCAGGACTGGACGCCTGGACTCTAGAGAGGACGGAGCCTCTGGAACAGCACAGGAATCTTAATCAGAAGCCCGAGGACCGTGACAACCAGGCAGAGGAACTCCGCAAACAGCTCATACTTAAACACTTCAGCTTAAGTCATGTCAGTGAAGACTGA
- the creb3l1 gene encoding cyclic AMP-responsive element-binding protein 3-like protein 1 isoform X1: protein MMDSILDSLTAEKLYPSGGTNLLDLEELSDGDFLTNVPFSGDQMDDFSSELFNSFFDDHLLERPLMADRPALLHLDMDSSPDIQAEHSYSLSEDSAPGSPALSIKMDEESEFEWNFSQDLSAILVKQEEPDVGQRLDPQPMEGPPLILSPAPPHRGSPWKHTERSSDDVKPVAIKDEPREMGQFLSLPSDDALQLPPTPPSSNHGDSDGSLPPSSPHLPLPPSSPQPHQRPGGRASSASSSSAISSSPLLTAPHKLQGSGPLMLTEEEKRTLVAEGYPVPNKLPLTKSEEKALKRVRRKIKNKISAQESRRKKKEYVECLEKKVESYTSENSDLWRKVENLETANRSLLQQLQKLQSLISGKVIPRSCKIASTQTGTCLMMMALCFVLVLGSFSPCISSLSLLSHSSSSSLSSPSSHPSPSADLYTTSQVRSRSLLFYDEQAPREESLGPSEGERLQSEGHSHIQTRRHTVDGHSNQTSEPKLDQREAKPATDS from the exons CCTTTTTCAGGTGACCAGATGGACGATTTCAGCAGTGAGTTATTCAACAGTTTCTTTGACGACCATCTATTAGAGCGACCCCTCATGGCAGACCGGCCTGCGCTCCTACACCTCGACATGGACAGCAGCCCAG ATATTCAAGCAGAGCACAGCTACTCTTTAAGTGAAGACTCCGCCCCCGGGAGCCCAGCCCTGTCAATCAAAATGGACGAAGAGTCTG aGTTTGAATGGAACTTCAGTCAGGACCTGTCAGCCATCCTGGTGAAACAGGAGGAGCCCGACGTTGGTCAGAGGTTAGATCCTCAGCCAATGGAAGGCCCGCCGCTCATATTAAGCCCTGCACCTCCACACAGAGgatcaccatggaaacacacA GAACGCAGCAGCGACGATGTGAAGCCAGTGGCCATAAAGGACGAGCCCAGAGAGATGGGCCAGTTCCTCAGCCTCCCCAGCg atGATGCTCTCCAGCTCCCGCCCACCCCTCCCAGCAGTAACCACGGTGACAGTGACGGCTCACTTCCACCCTCGTCCCCACATCTCCCTCTGCCACCGTCTTCCCCTCAACCACACCAGAGGCCAGGAGGTCGTGCCTCGTCCGCCTCGTCCTCCTCAGCCATCTCCTCCTCACCTCTCCTCACTGCACCACAT AAGCTGCAGGGTTCAGGACCCCTCATGCTgacagaggaagagaagaggacTTTGGTTGCCGAGGGTTACCCCGTACCTAACAAGCTCCCCCTCACTAAGAGTGAGGAAAAGGCACTGAAGAGAGTCAGACGAAAGATTAAAAATAAG ATCTCAGCTCAGGAGAGccgaaggaagaagaaagaatatGTGGAATGTCTGGAGAAGAA GGTGGAGAGCTACACGTCAGAAAACAGCGACCTGTGGAGAAAAGTAGAAAACCTGGAGACTGCAAACAG GTCTCTCCTACAGCAGCTGCAGAAGCTTCAGTCGCTGATTTCAGGGAAAGTCATCCCTCGTTCTTGTAAAATAGCCTCGACTCAAACAGGAACATGCCTCATG ATGATGGCCTTGTGTTTCGTCCTGGTGTTGGGCTCCTTCTCTCCCTGCATCTCTTCTCTCTCCTTGCTCTCTCAcagctcctcttcctctctgtccTCCCCTTCCTCCCATCCTTCCCCGTCAGCGGACCTCTACACGACCAGTCAGG TCCGCTCCCGCAGCCTGCTCTTCTATGATGAACAGGCTCCGCGTGAGGAGAGTTTGGGGCCATCAGAAGGGGAGAGGCTACAGTCAGAGGGCCACTCTCACATCCAAACGCGTCGGCATACAGTCGACGGCCACAGCAACCAGACAAGCGAGCCAAAGCTAGACCAAAG AGAAGCCAAACCAGCCACAGACTCGTAA
- the creb3l1 gene encoding cyclic AMP-responsive element-binding protein 3-like protein 1 isoform X2: MMDSILDSLTAEKLYPSGGTNLLDLEELSDGDFLTNVPFSGDQMDDFSSELFNSFFDDHLLERPLMADRPALLHLDMDSSPEFEWNFSQDLSAILVKQEEPDVGQRLDPQPMEGPPLILSPAPPHRGSPWKHTERSSDDVKPVAIKDEPREMGQFLSLPSDDALQLPPTPPSSNHGDSDGSLPPSSPHLPLPPSSPQPHQRPGGRASSASSSSAISSSPLLTAPHKLQGSGPLMLTEEEKRTLVAEGYPVPNKLPLTKSEEKALKRVRRKIKNKISAQESRRKKKEYVECLEKKVESYTSENSDLWRKVENLETANRSLLQQLQKLQSLISGKVIPRSCKIASTQTGTCLMMMALCFVLVLGSFSPCISSLSLLSHSSSSSLSSPSSHPSPSADLYTTSQVRSRSLLFYDEQAPREESLGPSEGERLQSEGHSHIQTRRHTVDGHSNQTSEPKLDQREAKPATDS; encoded by the exons CCTTTTTCAGGTGACCAGATGGACGATTTCAGCAGTGAGTTATTCAACAGTTTCTTTGACGACCATCTATTAGAGCGACCCCTCATGGCAGACCGGCCTGCGCTCCTACACCTCGACATGGACAGCAGCCCAG aGTTTGAATGGAACTTCAGTCAGGACCTGTCAGCCATCCTGGTGAAACAGGAGGAGCCCGACGTTGGTCAGAGGTTAGATCCTCAGCCAATGGAAGGCCCGCCGCTCATATTAAGCCCTGCACCTCCACACAGAGgatcaccatggaaacacacA GAACGCAGCAGCGACGATGTGAAGCCAGTGGCCATAAAGGACGAGCCCAGAGAGATGGGCCAGTTCCTCAGCCTCCCCAGCg atGATGCTCTCCAGCTCCCGCCCACCCCTCCCAGCAGTAACCACGGTGACAGTGACGGCTCACTTCCACCCTCGTCCCCACATCTCCCTCTGCCACCGTCTTCCCCTCAACCACACCAGAGGCCAGGAGGTCGTGCCTCGTCCGCCTCGTCCTCCTCAGCCATCTCCTCCTCACCTCTCCTCACTGCACCACAT AAGCTGCAGGGTTCAGGACCCCTCATGCTgacagaggaagagaagaggacTTTGGTTGCCGAGGGTTACCCCGTACCTAACAAGCTCCCCCTCACTAAGAGTGAGGAAAAGGCACTGAAGAGAGTCAGACGAAAGATTAAAAATAAG ATCTCAGCTCAGGAGAGccgaaggaagaagaaagaatatGTGGAATGTCTGGAGAAGAA GGTGGAGAGCTACACGTCAGAAAACAGCGACCTGTGGAGAAAAGTAGAAAACCTGGAGACTGCAAACAG GTCTCTCCTACAGCAGCTGCAGAAGCTTCAGTCGCTGATTTCAGGGAAAGTCATCCCTCGTTCTTGTAAAATAGCCTCGACTCAAACAGGAACATGCCTCATG ATGATGGCCTTGTGTTTCGTCCTGGTGTTGGGCTCCTTCTCTCCCTGCATCTCTTCTCTCTCCTTGCTCTCTCAcagctcctcttcctctctgtccTCCCCTTCCTCCCATCCTTCCCCGTCAGCGGACCTCTACACGACCAGTCAGG TCCGCTCCCGCAGCCTGCTCTTCTATGATGAACAGGCTCCGCGTGAGGAGAGTTTGGGGCCATCAGAAGGGGAGAGGCTACAGTCAGAGGGCCACTCTCACATCCAAACGCGTCGGCATACAGTCGACGGCCACAGCAACCAGACAAGCGAGCCAAAGCTAGACCAAAG AGAAGCCAAACCAGCCACAGACTCGTAA
- the creb3l1 gene encoding cyclic AMP-responsive element-binding protein 3-like protein 1 isoform X3 — translation MMDSILDSLTAEKLYPSGGTNLLDLEELSDGDFLTNVPFSGDQMDDFSSELFNSFFDDHLLERPLMADRPALLHLDMDSSPDIQAEHSYSLSEDSAPGSPALSIKMDEESEFEWNFSQDLSAILVKQEEPDVGQRLDPQPMEGPPLILSPAPPHRGSPWKHTERSSDDVKPVAIKDEPREMGQFLSLPSDDALQLPPTPPSSNHGDSDGSLPPSSPHLPLPPSSPQPHQRPGGRASSASSSSAISSSPLLTAPHKLQGSGPLMLTEEEKRTLVAEGYPVPNKLPLTKSEEKALKRVRRKIKNKISAQESRRKKKEYVECLEKKVESYTSENSDLWRKVENLETANRSLLQQLQKLQSLISGKVIPRSCKIASTQTGTCLMSAPAACSSMMNRLRVRRVWGHQKGRGYSQRATLTSKRVGIQSTATATRQASQS, via the exons CCTTTTTCAGGTGACCAGATGGACGATTTCAGCAGTGAGTTATTCAACAGTTTCTTTGACGACCATCTATTAGAGCGACCCCTCATGGCAGACCGGCCTGCGCTCCTACACCTCGACATGGACAGCAGCCCAG ATATTCAAGCAGAGCACAGCTACTCTTTAAGTGAAGACTCCGCCCCCGGGAGCCCAGCCCTGTCAATCAAAATGGACGAAGAGTCTG aGTTTGAATGGAACTTCAGTCAGGACCTGTCAGCCATCCTGGTGAAACAGGAGGAGCCCGACGTTGGTCAGAGGTTAGATCCTCAGCCAATGGAAGGCCCGCCGCTCATATTAAGCCCTGCACCTCCACACAGAGgatcaccatggaaacacacA GAACGCAGCAGCGACGATGTGAAGCCAGTGGCCATAAAGGACGAGCCCAGAGAGATGGGCCAGTTCCTCAGCCTCCCCAGCg atGATGCTCTCCAGCTCCCGCCCACCCCTCCCAGCAGTAACCACGGTGACAGTGACGGCTCACTTCCACCCTCGTCCCCACATCTCCCTCTGCCACCGTCTTCCCCTCAACCACACCAGAGGCCAGGAGGTCGTGCCTCGTCCGCCTCGTCCTCCTCAGCCATCTCCTCCTCACCTCTCCTCACTGCACCACAT AAGCTGCAGGGTTCAGGACCCCTCATGCTgacagaggaagagaagaggacTTTGGTTGCCGAGGGTTACCCCGTACCTAACAAGCTCCCCCTCACTAAGAGTGAGGAAAAGGCACTGAAGAGAGTCAGACGAAAGATTAAAAATAAG ATCTCAGCTCAGGAGAGccgaaggaagaagaaagaatatGTGGAATGTCTGGAGAAGAA GGTGGAGAGCTACACGTCAGAAAACAGCGACCTGTGGAGAAAAGTAGAAAACCTGGAGACTGCAAACAG GTCTCTCCTACAGCAGCTGCAGAAGCTTCAGTCGCTGATTTCAGGGAAAGTCATCCCTCGTTCTTGTAAAATAGCCTCGACTCAAACAGGAACATGCCTCATG TCCGCTCCCGCAGCCTGCTCTTCTATGATGAACAGGCTCCGCGTGAGGAGAGTTTGGGGCCATCAGAAGGGGAGAGGCTACAGTCAGAGGGCCACTCTCACATCCAAACGCGTCGGCATACAGTCGACGGCCACAGCAACCAGACAAGCGAGCCAAAGCTAG